One region of Terriglobia bacterium genomic DNA includes:
- a CDS encoding helix-turn-helix transcriptional regulator — MDLSLVIRRRLEHLGLEQRDLASAAQVTESYISQLLTRKKTPPATDRTGIYDKMEQFLKLPSGELAKLADQQRLEELKRKLADPPVPLFKEVRESVLRKCNPDKQRQMRAIFEKQAFGELERLVTQILLNVIKNVAKKELQSESWLRLVAGLSNRSQEEMRVAILEFLDTDVFHVSIENCVAFLDPLIESWDIDLATFAIEIRLDQRAGLGHPHRFEFVEREPEPEFNEEPGLREFLGNASLSEDATQEEIGFLRTLRFKGKRPTPLYYYRELQNLRDPLHFRFARPERNAEP; from the coding sequence GTGGATCTTTCTTTGGTAATACGGCGCCGGCTCGAACACTTAGGGCTTGAGCAGAGAGATCTGGCGAGTGCCGCGCAAGTCACGGAGTCATACATATCCCAGTTGCTGACCCGGAAAAAGACGCCGCCTGCCACCGACCGCACAGGCATTTACGACAAAATGGAACAATTCCTGAAGCTGCCGAGCGGCGAGCTTGCGAAGCTTGCCGACCAGCAGCGCCTGGAAGAATTGAAGAGAAAGCTGGCAGACCCGCCGGTGCCGCTGTTCAAGGAGGTTCGGGAGTCGGTTCTGCGCAAGTGCAACCCGGACAAACAGAGACAGATGCGTGCCATTTTCGAGAAACAGGCCTTCGGCGAACTCGAACGTCTGGTAACCCAGATCCTTCTTAACGTGATCAAGAATGTTGCCAAAAAAGAATTGCAGAGTGAGAGCTGGCTCCGCCTCGTTGCCGGGCTCAGCAACCGGAGCCAAGAAGAGATGAGGGTTGCCATCCTCGAGTTTTTGGATACCGATGTCTTCCACGTGTCGATCGAAAACTGTGTTGCTTTCCTGGATCCGCTGATTGAATCCTGGGACATCGACCTTGCGACTTTTGCCATTGAAATCCGCCTGGACCAAAGAGCGGGCCTGGGGCACCCTCACAGATTCGAGTTTGTGGAAAGAGAACCGGAACCGGAATTCAACGAAGAGCCTGGGCTCAGGGAATTCCTGGGAAACGCCTCCCTCAGCGAGGATGCGACGCAGGAAGAAATTGGTTTCCTGAGAACTCTGAGGTTTAAGGGTAAACGGCCGACTCCCCTCTATTACTACCGCGAACTCCAAAACCTCAGAGATCCGTTGCATTTTCGCTTCGCGCGACCCGAACGCAACGCGGAGCCATGA
- a CDS encoding formamidopyrimidine-DNA glycosylase, translating into MPELPDIVIYLEQLETRVVGQRLATVRVSSPFLVRTYDPPLEAACGKRVVGLRRMGKRMVFCLEDDLFLVLHLMIAGRLHWKPAGAKIPGKIGMASFSFATGTLLLTEAGSKRRASLCLVRGEAGLMQHSADGLEVLSAGLDSFQDSLLSETHTLKRSLTDPHIFSGIGNAYSDEILHRARLSPLKRTDQLSAEEIAALYRAARDTLRLWIERLRHETGFGFPEKVTAFREGMAVHGRYGKPCPDCGAPVQRIVYAENETNYCPNCQTGGKLLADRALSRLLRQDWPRSLADLEELKNKARERGHR; encoded by the coding sequence ATGCCTGAACTCCCGGATATTGTGATTTATCTCGAGCAGCTCGAAACGCGCGTGGTCGGCCAGCGCCTGGCAACGGTTCGGGTGTCGAGTCCGTTTCTCGTGCGTACCTATGACCCTCCGCTCGAAGCCGCATGCGGAAAACGTGTCGTGGGTCTGCGGCGCATGGGGAAGCGCATGGTCTTCTGCCTCGAAGACGACCTTTTCCTCGTGCTTCATCTGATGATTGCCGGCCGGTTGCACTGGAAGCCGGCTGGCGCGAAGATCCCTGGGAAGATCGGCATGGCTTCATTTTCCTTCGCCACGGGAACCCTGCTTCTGACCGAGGCGGGCAGCAAGAGACGTGCTTCGCTGTGCCTTGTTCGGGGCGAAGCCGGGCTCATGCAGCATAGCGCCGACGGTCTCGAAGTGCTGAGCGCAGGCCTCGATTCATTCCAGGACTCGCTCTTGAGTGAAACTCACACGCTCAAGCGCTCGCTGACGGACCCTCACATCTTCAGCGGCATCGGCAACGCCTATTCGGACGAAATCCTGCACCGGGCCCGTCTTTCGCCTCTGAAGCGCACGGACCAGCTCAGCGCTGAGGAAATCGCCGCGCTCTATCGGGCCGCGCGGGACACGTTGCGCCTGTGGATAGAACGGTTGCGCCACGAAACGGGGTTCGGCTTTCCCGAGAAGGTGACTGCTTTTCGTGAGGGGATGGCAGTCCACGGTCGCTATGGGAAGCCGTGCCCGGATTGCGGCGCACCGGTGCAGAGGATCGTTTACGCCGAAAACGAGACGAACTACTGCCCCAACTGTCAGACAGGGGGCAAGCTGCTTGCCGATCGCGCGCTCTCCAGGCTGCTGAGACAGGACTGGCCGCGCAGCCTCGCCGATCTCGAGGAACTCAAGAACAAAGCTCGGGAACGCGGGCATCGTTGA
- a CDS encoding ABC transporter ATP-binding protein, with the protein MNGFAIQAEGLCFSYDQGEVLHGLTFQLRAGEVLGLLGANGAGKSTTLKILAGILTSGSGKIRVQDFTLPEDRDQAKHILGYVPENAALYESLSAKEFLELCGRLHEIEEKKLQRKISQLLEVFELSKERFRRLVTFSKGMRQKVLIAAALIHDPQILLLDEPLSGLDVMSSMLVKDLLAALARDGRAVFYSSHVLDVVERVCDRVLIIHKGSLIADGTPEELKATGGRETLEDAFRSLTQASSTGPLVGGILEAMKL; encoded by the coding sequence ATGAACGGCTTTGCGATCCAGGCGGAAGGATTGTGCTTCAGCTATGACCAGGGCGAAGTCCTGCACGGGTTGACATTTCAGCTGCGAGCCGGAGAGGTCCTGGGCTTGCTGGGCGCCAACGGCGCCGGGAAAAGCACCACACTGAAAATCCTCGCGGGCATACTTACTTCCGGCAGCGGCAAAATCCGGGTCCAGGATTTCACCCTTCCGGAGGATCGGGATCAGGCGAAACACATCCTGGGTTATGTTCCCGAGAATGCCGCGCTGTATGAAAGCCTGAGCGCGAAGGAATTTCTGGAGCTCTGCGGCCGCCTCCATGAAATCGAGGAGAAAAAGCTCCAGCGCAAGATCTCGCAGCTGCTCGAAGTGTTCGAACTGAGCAAGGAACGATTCCGCCGTCTCGTCACCTTCTCCAAGGGAATGCGCCAGAAGGTGCTGATCGCGGCGGCGCTTATTCACGATCCGCAGATTCTGCTGCTCGACGAGCCTCTCTCCGGACTCGACGTCATGAGTTCCATGCTGGTCAAGGACCTGCTGGCGGCGCTGGCTCGCGACGGGCGCGCGGTTTTTTACAGCTCGCATGTCCTCGACGTGGTCGAGCGCGTCTGCGACCGCGTGCTGATCATCCACAAGGGCAGCCTGATCGCGGACGGCACCCCGGAGGAGCTGAAAGCGACCGGAGGCCGCGAAACCCTCGAGGATGCTTTCCGTTCGTTGACTCAAGCCTCTTCCACCGGGCCCCTGGTCGGAGGCATCCTGGAGGCCATGAAGCTGTGA
- a CDS encoding N-acetyltransferase: protein MIAIRVERPQDVSQVRTVNERAFGQPTEADIVDRLRQACGDSLSLVAEDNEVVGHILFTPAVVEGPGRRIVGMGLAPMAVMPERQRQGIGSALVRGGLEILRERGCPFVVVLGHPDYYPRFGFERGSAHGLACRWQGVPDEAFMVLILDAVAMEGVSGVVKCRDEFNSNNLPA, encoded by the coding sequence ATGATCGCGATCAGAGTCGAAAGGCCGCAAGACGTTTCCCAAGTCCGTACGGTCAACGAGCGGGCATTCGGCCAGCCCACGGAGGCTGACATTGTCGACAGACTCCGACAGGCCTGTGGGGACTCCCTGTCGTTGGTGGCGGAGGACAATGAGGTCGTGGGCCACATCCTCTTCACGCCGGCGGTAGTCGAGGGGCCGGGGCGCCGCATCGTCGGGATGGGATTGGCGCCGATGGCAGTCATGCCGGAGCGCCAGCGGCAAGGCATCGGCTCGGCACTGGTGAGGGGCGGACTGGAGATACTCCGCGAGCGCGGCTGTCCGTTCGTGGTCGTGCTCGGTCATCCTGATTACTATCCGCGCTTCGGGTTCGAGCGTGGGTCCGCCCATGGCCTCGCATGCCGGTGGCAGGGAGTCCCGGACGAGGCTTTCATGGTGCTCATCCTGGACGCGGTTGCCATGGAGGGTGTGTCCGGCGTGGTGAAGTGCAGGGATGAGTTCAACAGCAATAATCTGCCAGCATGA
- a CDS encoding cupin domain-containing protein, whose product MQRNKFVFSTKETVRYRFPTHVNDLVMDRAEAETSEVFLVVLEPGEGPPLHVHHDTEQIFYIMEGAGVLQVGELLQSCPVNPGDVVRIPPHTLHRVQCQGSHALRYLSVDCFVGGRPAEEPTWESHVKAMCAQNGWNFDDIFRNK is encoded by the coding sequence ATGCAGAGAAACAAGTTCGTATTCAGTACGAAAGAAACTGTCCGTTATCGTTTCCCCACGCACGTCAACGATCTGGTGATGGACCGGGCCGAGGCGGAAACGTCCGAGGTATTCCTCGTCGTGCTCGAACCTGGCGAAGGCCCGCCCCTGCACGTTCATCATGATACGGAACAGATCTTTTACATAATGGAAGGCGCCGGCGTTTTGCAGGTTGGCGAACTGCTGCAGTCATGTCCGGTGAATCCGGGAGACGTCGTGCGTATTCCGCCGCATACTCTTCATCGCGTTCAATGCCAGGGTTCACATGCACTGCGCTACTTGAGTGTGGATTGCTTCGTGGGCGGCAGACCCGCGGAGGAGCCGACATGGGAGAGCCACGTAAAGGCAATGTGCGCCCAAAACGGTTGGAATTTCGACGACATCTTCAGGAATAAATAG
- a CDS encoding MFS transporter, which yields MISLVFLATLINFVDRLTISVLAPVITVQLGLTNLQFASISTWFLIAYTASQGLSGKLYDRVGTRCGFTVSILIWSAAAVGHAFVRGLASLSCLRFILGIGEAGNWPGAAKAIAEWFPARQRALGMGVFNSGVSVGSILAPPLIVWLQLQFGWQTTFIVTGGLGFGWLILWLLFYDTPEHHRAISREEYAFIKEGRPLTSQSQSVSWRQLLAYREVWAIVISRFLTDPVWWLYITWLPLYLSTVRGFSLKQIGMFAWLPYVAADAGSLLGGWASGYLMGRGLSTNAARKIVMAAGALLMLAGIPAALSRSAISALAFISVVTFGFQSWINNLQTTPSDFFPEQEVASVAGLGGVGAGIGAILFTLTTGWVVDRLHSYTPILIAAGLLPVLGTAVFFSLGGEIRRLKPAR from the coding sequence ATGATCAGCCTGGTATTCCTGGCAACGCTGATCAACTTTGTTGACCGGCTTACCATCTCTGTGCTTGCTCCGGTGATTACGGTTCAGCTCGGTCTGACGAATCTCCAGTTCGCGAGCATCAGCACGTGGTTTCTGATCGCCTACACTGCTAGCCAGGGTTTATCAGGCAAGCTCTACGACCGCGTCGGAACGCGATGCGGATTTACCGTTTCCATCCTGATCTGGTCAGCAGCGGCCGTGGGCCACGCATTCGTGCGTGGCCTGGCCAGCCTGAGTTGTCTGCGCTTTATTCTCGGGATCGGCGAAGCGGGCAATTGGCCCGGCGCAGCCAAGGCGATCGCCGAGTGGTTTCCGGCACGCCAGCGCGCTCTCGGCATGGGCGTCTTCAACAGCGGTGTGTCTGTCGGCTCCATCCTGGCGCCCCCGTTGATTGTCTGGCTGCAGTTGCAGTTTGGATGGCAAACGACGTTTATAGTCACTGGCGGGCTCGGATTTGGCTGGCTGATTTTGTGGCTGCTTTTTTATGACACGCCGGAGCATCACCGGGCAATTTCCCGTGAAGAGTACGCATTCATCAAGGAAGGCAGGCCTCTGACCTCCCAATCCCAATCCGTGAGCTGGCGGCAACTCCTGGCGTACCGCGAGGTGTGGGCGATCGTGATCTCACGATTTCTGACCGATCCGGTCTGGTGGTTGTACATCACATGGCTGCCGCTCTATCTTTCCACGGTGCGCGGCTTCAGCCTGAAGCAGATCGGGATGTTCGCCTGGCTCCCCTATGTGGCAGCGGATGCCGGAAGCTTGCTGGGCGGCTGGGCTTCAGGTTACCTCATGGGTCGGGGACTCAGCACAAACGCGGCGCGGAAGATTGTGATGGCAGCAGGTGCGCTGCTGATGCTGGCCGGTATCCCGGCTGCGCTTTCGAGAAGCGCCATAAGCGCGTTGGCATTCATCAGCGTGGTGACATTTGGATTTCAGAGTTGGATCAATAATCTACAGACCACGCCGAGTGATTTTTTCCCTGAGCAGGAAGTCGCGTCCGTTGCCGGGCTGGGAGGAGTGGGCGCGGGCATTGGAGCAATTCTGTTCACCCTGACAACCGGATGGGTGGTCGACAGACTTCATTCGTATACCCCCATTCTGATTGCGGCAGGTCTGCTTCCTGTGCTGGGCACGGCGGTATTTTTCTCCCTCGGGGGTGAAATCCGCAGGTTAAAGCCCGCCCGGTGA